A window of the Scyliorhinus torazame isolate Kashiwa2021f chromosome 12, sScyTor2.1, whole genome shotgun sequence genome harbors these coding sequences:
- the LOC140387440 gene encoding uncharacterized protein isoform X1 — MIKPATKMKKSIPSSSVYRDFRTNRENTHNKDFHKDVIRANFSLIVAELQMSPVFYRLLQEKGILSDPQIQIIQRHGSQEFKVAKMLSLLEGEESWVLEPFSDVLNETGYVQLAKALRNTALTKQLAKQDNGGKKSQLWNQMQTLEQELEKGYVEEALTLKRALGDMKREYLLRLQDLEDELVFTERERDVARKEQNMALQERESLLRQNKELLKTLKHLRQSLEQQERKWYRAGQNSQALLYMAPIRKKWN, encoded by the exons ATGATCAAACCAGCAACTAAGATGAAGAAGTCAATTCCCAGTAGCTCTGTTTACAGAG ATTTCAGAACTAACCGTGAAAATACACACAACAAAGATTTTCATAAAGATGTGATTCGGGCAAATTTTTCCTTGATTGTCGCTGAGCTTCAGATGTCACCAGTGTTCTACAGACTCCTTCAGGAAAAGGGGATCCTGTCTGACCCACAGATCCAAATAATCCAG CGGCACGGCAGCCAAGAGTTTAAAGTTGCAAAAATGCTCTCACTGTTGGAGGGGGAAGAAAGCTGGGTCTTGGAACCATTTTCCGATGTGCTGAATGAGACAGGCTACGTGCAGTTGGCCAAAGCCTTACGGAACACAGCATTAACAAAACAGCTAG CAAAGCAGGATAATGGTGGGAAGAAAAGCCAACTATGGAATCAAATGCAAACACTTGAACAAGAACTGGAGAAGGGTTATGTGGAGGAGGCACTTACCCTCAAAAGAGCACTTGGAGACATGAAGAGAGAATATTTACTACG GCTGCAAGATTTGGAAGATGAGTTGGTCTTCACAGAAAGGGAGCGAGATGTGGCCAGAAAGGAGCAGAATATGGCTTTACAGGAGAGAGAATCGCTACTGAGACAGAATAAGGAGCTTCTGAAAACATTAAAACATTTGCGCCAATCCCTGGAACAACAGGAAAGGAAATGGTACAGAGCTGGCCAGAACAGTCAGGCACTGCTCTATATGGCACCCATCAGAAAAAAGTGGAATTAA
- the LOC140387440 gene encoding uncharacterized protein isoform X2, translating into MDFRTNRENTHNKDFHKDVIRANFSLIVAELQMSPVFYRLLQEKGILSDPQIQIIQRHGSQEFKVAKMLSLLEGEESWVLEPFSDVLNETGYVQLAKALRNTALTKQLAKQDNGGKKSQLWNQMQTLEQELEKGYVEEALTLKRALGDMKREYLLRLQDLEDELVFTERERDVARKEQNMALQERESLLRQNKELLKTLKHLRQSLEQQERKWYRAGQNSQALLYMAPIRKKWN; encoded by the exons ATGG ATTTCAGAACTAACCGTGAAAATACACACAACAAAGATTTTCATAAAGATGTGATTCGGGCAAATTTTTCCTTGATTGTCGCTGAGCTTCAGATGTCACCAGTGTTCTACAGACTCCTTCAGGAAAAGGGGATCCTGTCTGACCCACAGATCCAAATAATCCAG CGGCACGGCAGCCAAGAGTTTAAAGTTGCAAAAATGCTCTCACTGTTGGAGGGGGAAGAAAGCTGGGTCTTGGAACCATTTTCCGATGTGCTGAATGAGACAGGCTACGTGCAGTTGGCCAAAGCCTTACGGAACACAGCATTAACAAAACAGCTAG CAAAGCAGGATAATGGTGGGAAGAAAAGCCAACTATGGAATCAAATGCAAACACTTGAACAAGAACTGGAGAAGGGTTATGTGGAGGAGGCACTTACCCTCAAAAGAGCACTTGGAGACATGAAGAGAGAATATTTACTACG GCTGCAAGATTTGGAAGATGAGTTGGTCTTCACAGAAAGGGAGCGAGATGTGGCCAGAAAGGAGCAGAATATGGCTTTACAGGAGAGAGAATCGCTACTGAGACAGAATAAGGAGCTTCTGAAAACATTAAAACATTTGCGCCAATCCCTGGAACAACAGGAAAGGAAATGGTACAGAGCTGGCCAGAACAGTCAGGCACTGCTCTATATGGCACCCATCAGAAAAAAGTGGAATTAA
- the LOC140387440 gene encoding uncharacterized protein isoform X3 gives MSPVFYRLLQEKGILSDPQIQIIQRHGSQEFKVAKMLSLLEGEESWVLEPFSDVLNETGYVQLAKALRNTALTKQLAKQDNGGKKSQLWNQMQTLEQELEKGYVEEALTLKRALGDMKREYLLRLQDLEDELVFTERERDVARKEQNMALQERESLLRQNKELLKTLKHLRQSLEQQERKWYRAGQNSQALLYMAPIRKKWN, from the exons ATGTCACCAGTGTTCTACAGACTCCTTCAGGAAAAGGGGATCCTGTCTGACCCACAGATCCAAATAATCCAG CGGCACGGCAGCCAAGAGTTTAAAGTTGCAAAAATGCTCTCACTGTTGGAGGGGGAAGAAAGCTGGGTCTTGGAACCATTTTCCGATGTGCTGAATGAGACAGGCTACGTGCAGTTGGCCAAAGCCTTACGGAACACAGCATTAACAAAACAGCTAG CAAAGCAGGATAATGGTGGGAAGAAAAGCCAACTATGGAATCAAATGCAAACACTTGAACAAGAACTGGAGAAGGGTTATGTGGAGGAGGCACTTACCCTCAAAAGAGCACTTGGAGACATGAAGAGAGAATATTTACTACG GCTGCAAGATTTGGAAGATGAGTTGGTCTTCACAGAAAGGGAGCGAGATGTGGCCAGAAAGGAGCAGAATATGGCTTTACAGGAGAGAGAATCGCTACTGAGACAGAATAAGGAGCTTCTGAAAACATTAAAACATTTGCGCCAATCCCTGGAACAACAGGAAAGGAAATGGTACAGAGCTGGCCAGAACAGTCAGGCACTGCTCTATATGGCACCCATCAGAAAAAAGTGGAATTAA